One Paenibacillus crassostreae DNA segment encodes these proteins:
- a CDS encoding MATE family efflux transporter: MINTLFQSFREDKPFLKTFVLLALPIGLQSMVMNVTHTIASLMVGQLGDLEVSATSLAGQIFFILNLIIVGIVSGATIFLAQYFGKGDHKQLKVSIALGFILIIAVSILFSVVSLAFPASILQIFSTEKELIELASNYLKIVCISYIPTGITLAVSMVFRNIGQAKLPLKITIMGIFINVGLSTSLIFGNFGFPELGIYGAAVSIVITKFIEMILFVWFLYRKFSDYAPLLTDLLGINRSFLKTFFKTSLPVIINEAFWSIGIALYSIVFYKMGYTIGAAVGIAKVLEQLLISFFIGAGHAGAIILGQAIGEGKRDEAPELAKKMGLYTGVGGIGISFMLLIGTPLYLTLYQGISTDVKDAIITIMIYLAFILPLKGMNFIHIMGTLRAGGDTFMCMIIDNFSLWCVSIPLTFLFGYFLDFGIEIVYLFVVIDDICKFLLIQWRIRGRKWIHNLI; the protein is encoded by the coding sequence ATGATTAATACATTATTTCAATCATTTCGTGAGGACAAGCCATTTCTTAAAACATTTGTATTATTAGCTTTGCCAATTGGGCTACAAAGTATGGTTATGAATGTCACACATACAATTGCTTCACTAATGGTTGGTCAGCTAGGGGATTTAGAGGTTTCTGCTACGAGTTTAGCGGGTCAAATTTTCTTTATTCTTAACTTAATCATTGTTGGTATCGTAAGTGGAGCGACCATATTTTTAGCTCAGTATTTTGGGAAAGGTGATCATAAGCAATTAAAAGTCTCGATCGCTCTTGGATTTATCTTAATTATAGCTGTAAGTATCTTGTTTTCAGTAGTTAGTTTAGCTTTTCCAGCTTCAATTTTACAAATATTTTCAACGGAAAAAGAGTTAATAGAACTTGCATCGAATTATTTGAAAATCGTATGTATCAGCTATATTCCAACAGGTATTACTCTAGCAGTCTCAATGGTGTTTCGTAATATTGGACAAGCAAAATTACCACTTAAGATCACTATTATGGGTATTTTTATCAATGTTGGATTAAGTACAAGCTTAATTTTTGGTAATTTTGGGTTTCCTGAGCTTGGTATATATGGTGCAGCTGTAAGTATTGTTATTACTAAATTTATTGAAATGATTTTGTTTGTTTGGTTCTTATATCGTAAATTTTCGGATTATGCACCCTTACTAACGGATTTATTAGGAATCAATCGCTCATTTTTGAAAACCTTCTTTAAAACCTCATTACCAGTCATTATTAATGAAGCCTTTTGGAGCATCGGTATTGCTTTGTACAGCATCGTCTTTTACAAAATGGGCTACACGATCGGTGCTGCTGTAGGAATTGCAAAGGTTTTAGAACAACTGCTGATTTCGTTCTTTATTGGAGCTGGTCATGCAGGTGCGATCATACTTGGACAAGCTATCGGTGAGGGTAAACGAGATGAAGCACCTGAATTAGCGAAAAAAATGGGCTTGTATACAGGAGTGGGTGGAATTGGAATAAGTTTTATGCTTTTAATCGGTACACCACTTTATTTAACTCTCTATCAAGGAATTTCAACTGATGTTAAAGATGCGATTATCACGATTATGATATATTTAGCATTTATTTTGCCACTTAAAGGTATGAATTTCATTCATATCATGGGTACGTTAAGAGCTGGTGGAGATACTTTCATGTGCATGATTATTGATAATTTTTCTCTATGGTGTGTATCTATTCCATTAACCTTTCTATTTGGCTACTTCTTAGACTTTGGAATTGAGATTGTATACTTATTTGTTGTTATTGATGATATATGTAAGTTTTTACTCATTCAGTGGAGGATACGAGGCAGGAAGTGGATTCATAATCTCATTTGA
- a CDS encoding ABC transporter ATP-binding protein, with protein MMEAIIKISCKNLNKVYQTKKSQTIALKDINIDIEDNEFISIVGPSGCGKSTLLRIFAGLDEATSGDILLDNQVMIGPGADRGMVFQAYTLFPWLTVEKNIRFGLKLKKMPKSEADSIVEKYLELVGLKDFRNRLPKELSGGMKQRVAIARALANNPEVLLMDEPFGALDSDTKGNMQLQLRELWEKEKHTVIFITHDIEEAVFLSQRVYVMSARPGRVIANIPIDLPQLRDLEIKDTQEFIQIRKYIHSMLHSNDFGINE; from the coding sequence ATGATGGAAGCCATAATTAAAATTTCTTGTAAAAATTTAAATAAAGTATATCAAACTAAAAAAAGTCAAACCATCGCTTTAAAAGATATAAACATTGATATTGAGGACAATGAATTTATTAGTATTGTTGGTCCTTCTGGTTGTGGTAAATCAACACTTCTTCGGATTTTTGCAGGGTTAGATGAAGCAACGAGTGGTGATATTTTACTAGATAATCAAGTCATGATCGGGCCAGGTGCAGATCGTGGGATGGTGTTTCAAGCCTATACGCTATTTCCGTGGTTAACAGTAGAAAAAAATATCCGATTTGGATTAAAACTTAAAAAAATGCCAAAGTCAGAAGCTGATTCAATAGTTGAGAAGTATTTGGAATTAGTAGGGCTAAAAGATTTTCGCAATCGTCTACCAAAAGAGTTATCAGGTGGGATGAAACAACGTGTTGCGATTGCTCGTGCGTTAGCCAATAATCCTGAGGTCTTGTTAATGGATGAACCGTTTGGTGCATTAGATTCAGATACTAAAGGCAATATGCAGCTTCAACTCAGAGAATTATGGGAGAAAGAGAAACATACCGTCATATTTATAACTCACGATATAGAAGAAGCGGTATTTTTATCACAAAGAGTATATGTGATGAGTGCGCGTCCAGGCAGAGTAATCGCAAATATACCAATAGATTTACCACAGCTTCGCGATCTAGAAATTAAGGATACGCAAGAGTTTATTCAAATACGAAAGTATATTCATAGCATGCTTCATTCGAATGACTTTGGAATAAATGAATAA
- a CDS encoding ABC transporter permease produces MNNSGAFRSLFRIRKEINNRVFNTVMITTFALLILTWYLVSNFSGINSIFLPTPQATFKYLWSGLSNGSLWSDILISCYRVLSGFAIAIIIGTPLGLLSGAFKIVNAVTKPLIEFFRYLPISALIPLIMVWAGVGEQAKITIIVVGAVFSMTAMITDIVKGIQIDLINTAYTLGATQGQVIKNVIVPAIMPNMMDTMRMVMGWSWTYLIMAEMLASSSGLGYNIMIAERFMKTYIIFGGIFIIGILGLLFDRMFAIINKVLFHWAEDN; encoded by the coding sequence ATGAATAATAGCGGTGCATTTCGAAGTCTATTTAGGATAAGAAAAGAAATTAATAACCGAGTATTTAATACTGTTATGATAACAACATTTGCTTTACTTATTTTAACTTGGTATTTAGTTAGTAACTTCTCGGGCATAAATTCTATATTTTTACCTACTCCACAAGCTACTTTTAAGTATTTATGGTCAGGTTTAAGTAATGGAAGTTTATGGTCAGATATATTAATAAGCTGCTATCGAGTTTTGTCTGGTTTTGCCATTGCAATTATTATAGGTACCCCTTTAGGGTTACTTTCTGGAGCTTTTAAGATCGTAAACGCAGTTACAAAGCCATTAATTGAGTTCTTTAGATATTTACCGATTTCAGCATTAATTCCACTAATTATGGTTTGGGCAGGTGTTGGTGAGCAAGCGAAAATTACGATAATCGTAGTAGGTGCAGTTTTCTCAATGACAGCGATGATTACGGATATTGTTAAAGGTATTCAAATTGATCTTATTAATACCGCTTATACATTAGGAGCAACTCAAGGACAAGTTATTAAAAATGTAATTGTCCCTGCAATTATGCCTAATATGATGGACACAATGCGTATGGTCATGGGATGGTCATGGACGTATCTTATTATGGCTGAGATGTTAGCATCAAGCTCTGGTTTAGGCTATAACATTATGATTGCGGAGCGCTTTATGAAAACCTATATCATTTTTGGAGGTATCTTCATCATAGGTATTTTAGGTTTATTATTTGATCGCATGTTTGCAATTATAAACAAAGTTCTATTTCATTGGGCAGAGGACAATTAG
- a CDS encoding PucR family transcriptional regulator has protein sequence MSSQSSSFGMIRTISCHDLFNMTALPKLKLLAGERKLSNIISRVNIMEVPDIQNWVQHNEFLITTGFSYQNNLDEFLTLIPYLVEKGVSAFAIKPKRFITEIPQSVIDCAEHYGLPLFELAEDTVFSNVVREVMEKVVSSETEHIMKLQDRLALVSNLMIQDHSISTLIEKIEKLIGNPLAVVDSRGQLITGKQNGQLFEFYYEQLLLKDTTLLMNLQKSCLDLIDMNGEQINIHVFNLWDSEKEPLRTIVLEANNICDELDSATVSHIQPYLNIRVRSEVTYLQVKNKYFDDFLQDWLNGHIKSLEELNVKGELYQLEDLASQHYQIAIVNFYSSLSARPDYSTLGALNKHEYESRFMFTIKEGKLIVIIPSEQDCEQATEQSLILLRKLLEKVLQTKQFSLCVGEIFPPIKLPDALEDVERLYVATNACCEKSDNVTWDKLGIYSVLTLLPAHKNIDKFLVQFIQPIIDYDQLHHSNLLHTLKSYFLMGCNIKSTAQHMFTHYNTVVYRLDKIKAILDISFDDSEIQLKLLLALKLYEMSQTI, from the coding sequence ATGTCCAGTCAAAGTTCAAGTTTTGGAATGATTAGAACAATTTCATGTCATGATTTGTTCAATATGACAGCACTACCTAAATTAAAGTTATTAGCTGGAGAAAGAAAACTATCAAACATTATTAGTAGGGTGAATATTATGGAGGTACCCGATATTCAAAATTGGGTACAACATAATGAATTTTTAATTACGACGGGGTTTTCCTATCAAAATAATTTAGATGAGTTTCTTACTTTAATTCCTTACTTAGTAGAAAAAGGGGTATCTGCTTTTGCTATTAAACCAAAACGCTTTATAACAGAAATTCCACAGTCAGTTATTGATTGTGCTGAGCATTATGGTCTGCCTTTATTTGAACTAGCTGAGGACACTGTCTTTTCAAATGTAGTGAGAGAAGTGATGGAAAAAGTTGTTTCATCCGAAACAGAGCATATTATGAAACTTCAAGATAGGTTAGCATTGGTTTCAAATTTAATGATTCAAGATCATTCCATTTCAACCCTTATAGAAAAAATAGAGAAGTTAATTGGTAATCCACTTGCAGTAGTTGATTCCAGAGGTCAACTCATTACAGGGAAGCAGAATGGACAGCTGTTTGAATTTTACTATGAGCAACTATTATTAAAAGACACAACTCTGTTGATGAATTTGCAAAAGTCATGTTTAGATCTAATCGATATGAATGGTGAGCAAATAAACATTCACGTATTTAATCTATGGGATTCTGAAAAGGAGCCACTACGAACCATCGTTTTAGAGGCAAATAATATCTGTGATGAGCTTGACTCGGCTACTGTCTCGCACATTCAACCTTACTTAAATATTCGTGTTCGTAGTGAGGTAACCTATTTGCAAGTTAAAAATAAATATTTTGACGATTTTTTACAGGATTGGTTGAATGGACATATTAAGAGTTTAGAAGAGTTAAATGTAAAAGGGGAATTATATCAATTAGAAGATTTAGCTTCACAGCACTATCAAATTGCAATTGTTAACTTCTACTCCTCTTTGAGTGCTCGACCTGACTATTCAACGCTTGGTGCATTAAACAAACACGAGTATGAATCTAGGTTCATGTTCACGATAAAGGAAGGGAAATTAATCGTTATTATTCCAAGCGAACAGGATTGCGAGCAAGCTACTGAGCAATCACTTATTTTATTAAGAAAATTACTTGAAAAGGTGCTTCAAACTAAACAATTTTCATTATGTGTAGGGGAAATATTTCCACCAATTAAGTTACCTGATGCTCTAGAGGATGTTGAACGACTCTATGTTGCTACTAACGCCTGCTGTGAAAAATCAGATAATGTTACATGGGACAAGCTAGGTATTTATTCAGTGTTAACATTATTACCTGCACATAAAAACATAGACAAATTTTTAGTTCAGTTTATTCAGCCAATAATCGATTATGACCAACTACATCATTCAAATTTACTACACACGTTAAAGAGTTATTTCTTAATGGGTTGTAACATTAAATCAACTGCTCAGCACATGTTTACACACTATAACACCGTTGTATATCGACTAGATAAAATCAAAGCGATACTAGATATCTCATTTGATGATTCAGAAATACAACTGAAGCTCTTACTCGCTTTGAAGCTATATGAAATGAGTCAAACTATATAA
- a CDS encoding allophanate hydrolase, with translation MIRTTISTVKLMYKQGKLTPEQYIKQIIEKSIEDTSYNIWIELPTYERIKPYIDRLQSMNPDEYPLWGIPFAIKDNIDLVNIPTTAGCAAYTYIPEQNAEVVQALIDAGAIPLGKTNLDQFATGLVGVRSPYGETANAYRPDLISGGSSSGSAVAVARGHAVFSLGTDTAGSGRVPAALNKLVGYKPTIGHWSNKGVVPACASLDCVTVFANQLDDAYLVDAIIRKKRIASLSEVTSSALPERIVIPKEDLYFFGYYAEQYKKAWQATLARLEQMGVIIHYIDTTIFNEVTNLLYDGPWIAERWSDLGEFIRHNVDEIYPVTKQILQSAIENGYDAASVFTALHKLKAYKEEVTPLLEDAVLVMPTCGGSWSREQVRLQPIHTNSAMGYYTNHCNLLDLCALAIPSDDADDDLPFGITLFAARGNESYLQGTAKAFADTESVELAVCGLHMQGYALEKQMLDCDARFVRTDHTAPTYKMLRLKSEPAKPGLIRVDSKGHSIELEVWKIRLSKLGQFMRQIPQPLGIGKVTLQDGSTVNGFICESYIEGESEDISEFGGWRASQLTR, from the coding sequence ATGATAAGAACAACGATTTCAACAGTAAAGCTTATGTATAAGCAAGGTAAGCTTACGCCAGAGCAATACATTAAACAGATTATTGAAAAGTCAATAGAAGATACTTCCTATAATATTTGGATTGAATTACCTACTTATGAGCGTATCAAACCTTATATTGATCGCTTGCAATCGATGAATCCAGATGAATATCCGTTGTGGGGAATTCCATTTGCTATTAAAGACAATATTGATTTAGTGAATATACCAACTACAGCTGGGTGTGCAGCTTACACTTATATCCCAGAACAAAATGCAGAAGTAGTACAAGCCTTGATAGATGCAGGGGCAATTCCATTAGGGAAAACGAATTTAGATCAATTTGCAACTGGTTTAGTAGGTGTAAGAAGTCCATATGGTGAAACCGCAAATGCCTATAGACCAGACTTAATAAGCGGAGGATCGAGCAGTGGTTCGGCTGTGGCAGTAGCAAGAGGTCATGCAGTATTTTCTTTAGGAACGGATACAGCTGGCTCAGGTAGAGTCCCCGCTGCACTAAATAAATTAGTAGGTTACAAGCCTACAATAGGACATTGGTCAAATAAAGGTGTTGTTCCAGCTTGTGCTTCATTAGATTGTGTTACTGTATTTGCTAATCAGTTAGATGATGCGTATTTGGTGGATGCAATTATACGGAAGAAACGAATTGCTTCATTATCAGAAGTTACCTCATCAGCTTTACCTGAAAGAATTGTAATTCCGAAGGAGGATTTATATTTTTTCGGATATTATGCAGAGCAATATAAAAAAGCTTGGCAAGCCACGCTAGCACGCTTAGAGCAAATGGGAGTCATCATTCACTATATCGATACTACTATTTTTAATGAGGTTACTAACTTGCTCTATGATGGACCGTGGATTGCAGAGCGTTGGAGTGATCTAGGTGAATTTATTAGACATAATGTTGATGAAATTTATCCCGTCACGAAACAAATACTTCAGTCCGCGATCGAAAATGGCTATGATGCTGCTTCTGTTTTCACAGCACTTCATAAGCTAAAGGCTTATAAGGAAGAGGTTACTCCACTGCTTGAAGATGCAGTATTGGTTATGCCAACCTGTGGTGGCTCATGGAGTAGGGAACAAGTAAGACTGCAACCAATTCATACGAACAGTGCGATGGGCTATTATACGAATCATTGTAATTTGCTGGATTTATGTGCGCTAGCGATTCCATCTGACGATGCAGACGATGACTTACCATTCGGTATTACATTGTTTGCGGCAAGAGGAAACGAGTCCTACTTACAAGGAACAGCTAAAGCATTTGCAGATACTGAATCGGTTGAGCTAGCTGTATGTGGCTTGCATATGCAAGGTTACGCACTTGAAAAGCAAATGCTAGATTGTGATGCAAGATTTGTTCGTACTGATCATACTGCCCCAACTTATAAAATGCTGCGATTAAAATCAGAACCAGCTAAGCCTGGATTAATAAGGGTAGATAGTAAAGGACATTCTATTGAATTAGAGGTTTGGAAAATAAGATTAAGCAAGTTAGGTCAATTTATGCGTCAAATTCCTCAACCTTTAGGGATTGGAAAGGTAACGCTACAAGATGGTAGTACAGTAAATGGATTTATATGTGAGTCTTATATAGAAGGTGAAAGTGAGGATATATCTGAATTTGGTGGATGGAGAGCATCGCAATTAACACGCTAA